GTGTTCTATTTTTTACATTGAATTCTGTACCTAAGACCTCAATAGACGTGCTATCGGACACATGCACGCTAAAACGTTGATTGTTTTGCTTATGTACCACAAGAAAAATCGCTTCACCGTTTAACCAAACTTCGCGGTTGGCGTTAAATTTTTTTTTGCTATAATATAAAGTGGAATGTCCATTTAATTTGACTTGCGACCCGTCGGGTAAGCGAATAACTTTGATTTCAGCGTAGTCTGTGTTGTATGTTATCGTAGTACCTTTTTGTAAGAATAAGAAGACCGTAAATAATAAAATAATAGCAGCAGCGTACCCAAGTATTTTTTTGGAGAAAGGGAATGGCTTGTACTTCTTCGAGGAGGATATATTCGCACGTGTTTTAATCTGCAGCAACATCTCTTTACCAAGAGAACGTTTTGTATGATTACTGAGCGTATTGGTGTATGCTATGGATTCATCGACAGCGTTATACCATGCTTCAAAACGCTGGTACATTTGGTTTTCTTCTTCTCGTTGTGTGTTGTTTTGATCCATTATGTGTGCAAATACAACTAATAGTAAATTTAAAAGGCATGATACCTCTAGTTCTTCTTGAATTATTTTTAAAATAATATGAATAACAGCCAAATGAAATGTTTAAGCTCTTCTCTTATTAATTTGAGTGCTTTCATAATATGTTTTTCTACGGTGCTGGTGGATATTTTTAAGGTGGCGGCAATTTCAGAATAAGTTAATCCGCCTTCTTGCTTTAATTTATAGGCAAGTTTTGTTTGATTAGGTAATTTTTCGATACTGTGTTTTAAGGCTTGGTGCAGATCGATATAATTTATCCGTTCTTCTGTTATATTATTGGTAAGATGAGGGGGGCGTTGCGTGTCAATAAATT
This Olivibacter sp. SDN3 DNA region includes the following protein-coding sequences:
- a CDS encoding FecR family protein: MDQNNTQREEENQMYQRFEAWYNAVDESIAYTNTLSNHTKRSLGKEMLLQIKTRANISSSKKYKPFPFSKKILGYAAAIILLFTVFLFLQKGTTITYNTDYAEIKVIRLPDGSQVKLNGHSTLYYSKKKFNANREVWLNGEAIFLVVHKQNNQRFSVHVSDSTSIEVLGTEFNVKNRTQTSIALREGKINFQYTGKLDNYEVNIQPGQYLILDKNSSTYQLKNDVAIDAFFLWQKHKLLLNKSTLSEVLGTLKETHGLEVAIADDTLLKRDASGSMPLNIGVEDMISNIALLYDLDINKENNQFIFQSKQRVTHK